From Streptomyces griseorubiginosus, one genomic window encodes:
- the kynU gene encoding kynureninase, giving the protein MSELGLRAEKLDASDELAGLRAQFVLDDVVYLDGNSLGALPAAVPGRVEDVVRRQWGSLRIRSWDESGWWTAPERIGDLVAPLVGAAAGQIVVGDSTSVNVFKALVGAVRLSGGPAAGRDEVVVDATTFPTDGYIAESAARMTGCTLRAVTPAEVPGALSDRTAAVLLNHVDYRSGRLHDLPGLTAAVHAVGAISVWDLCHSAGALPVGLDAHGVDLAVGCTYKYLNGGPGSPAYLYVRREHQDRFDSPLPGWNSHVEPFGMRPSYEPAPGALRGRVGTPDILSMLALEAALEVWDGVSIEAVRAKSLALTDFFLECVSSYVDEGRVECVTPLAHAERGSQVALRCDDAGAVMKRLVERGVVGDFRHPDVLRFGFTPLYVGFADVERAAGVLAETLGSGERGERGASVGLG; this is encoded by the coding sequence ATGTCTGAACTCGGCCTGCGCGCAGAGAAGTTGGATGCCTCCGACGAACTGGCGGGCCTGCGCGCGCAGTTCGTCCTGGACGACGTGGTGTACCTGGACGGCAACTCGCTGGGCGCGCTCCCGGCCGCCGTCCCGGGCCGCGTCGAGGACGTCGTACGGCGTCAGTGGGGATCGCTCAGGATCCGGTCCTGGGACGAGAGCGGCTGGTGGACCGCGCCCGAGCGGATCGGCGACCTCGTCGCTCCGCTGGTGGGGGCGGCGGCCGGGCAGATCGTGGTCGGCGACTCGACAAGTGTCAACGTCTTCAAGGCACTTGTGGGGGCCGTACGCCTCTCGGGCGGGCCGGCCGCGGGGCGTGACGAGGTGGTCGTGGACGCGACCACCTTCCCCACGGACGGGTACATCGCCGAGTCCGCGGCCCGGATGACCGGCTGCACGCTGCGTGCGGTGACCCCGGCGGAGGTGCCGGGCGCGCTGAGCGACCGTACCGCCGCCGTCCTGCTCAACCACGTCGACTACCGCAGCGGCCGCCTGCACGACCTGCCAGGACTGACCGCCGCTGTGCACGCGGTGGGCGCGATCTCCGTCTGGGACCTGTGCCACAGCGCCGGCGCCCTGCCGGTCGGGCTCGACGCGCACGGGGTCGACCTCGCGGTCGGCTGCACCTACAAGTACCTGAACGGCGGCCCCGGTTCACCGGCGTACCTCTATGTGCGCCGCGAGCACCAGGACCGCTTCGACTCCCCGCTGCCCGGATGGAACTCCCATGTGGAGCCCTTCGGGATGCGGCCGTCCTACGAACCGGCGCCGGGTGCGCTGCGGGGCCGCGTGGGCACGCCCGACATCCTCTCCATGCTCGCCCTGGAGGCGGCCCTGGAGGTCTGGGACGGGGTCTCGATCGAGGCGGTGCGCGCCAAGTCCCTCGCACTGACGGACTTCTTCCTGGAGTGCGTCTCGTCGTACGTCGACGAGGGGCGCGTCGAGTGCGTGACACCCCTGGCCCACGCCGAGCGGGGCAGCCAGGTCGCGCTGCGCTGCGACGACGCCGGCGCGGTGATGAAACGACTGGTGGAGCGGGGTGTGGTGGGCGACTTCCGGCACCCTGACGTGCTGCGGTTCGGTTTCACGCCGCTGTACGTGGGGTTCGCGGACGTGGAGCGGGCGGCGGGGGTGTTGGCGGAGACGCTCGGGAGCGGGGAGCGCGGGGAGCGCGGGGCTTCCGTGGGGCTGGGGTGA